DNA sequence from the Perca flavescens isolate YP-PL-M2 chromosome 3, PFLA_1.0, whole genome shotgun sequence genome:
TTGACATATATATGACATAAACCTGACACCATAcatatcagcatgttagcatgctggctTTTAAGTACAGCCTTATAGAGTTACATGGTTGTAGACTTTTGTTTTAAGAACTTCTGGCTGGTCTGGCCTTATcttgtgttttttcattttggaaatGAGAAACAGATTTTATCAACGGCAGTAAGCTGCATGTCACatcttatttctgttcagtgacTCTCAATTTAAACAAAGAGTAAATTACTTCTTATTCTTGGCAACTGTACGGCAGGGGTCCTGTGTAGATGACAGCCAATTGTATATTTAGCATGTTAACACTTACATGGTATTGTAAAGTACATACAATGCTTTGCCAAAAATATATTGCTATGGTATCGTACAGTATGTCTCCCTTCCTTCTTTTCCCAGGATGTCTTGGGACAAGCCATTTGCTTTATTTTCCTGTTTGCCCCTGCGCTGCTCACACAATGGTCCACCGATCTATAAATATGCCAACAAAAGagtttaaaataaaaccaaatagaaccactgagttttttttaccagtctactttatttcattttacattGCATCGGAGTCTTAGTCACATGTTTCACTCTTCATTTAACAAAGTGCATTGATTAGACAGCAGTATTGGCAGAAGCAGTTTTGGTGGTGGAGTAGTTTGCAGTTTTGCAGAAtgtgcatatttattttttctcatgtGGCCATTAGAAGTCTTAGTTTGCATTTATACATTCCCTTGATAGGAGTCATCAAGGCACGACATTGGTAAAACTACTGATAAAAGAGCAGAACACACTGGAGAGTGAGTTAGAATCTGAAGTAGGCCACAAGCTTAGGTATGCCAAggtaatattttttaaaaaggtcactGCCTCTTTGTGTTAGAAAACTAGAATTTCTAAAAGTAAAACATGAGAAATATGCTTGAGTTTAATAAAATAACTGTTTTGCATTTTACAAAAGCTactcattaaaaacaaactgacaCCACTAGGCTACTCTGCACATTttcattacagtacagtatataaaaattAAGTCAACATTGCAGTCAAAAGGGAAAAGGGTGGGGGCAAATGTGGGTTTCGGACTTTTCAGTTTGGATGGCGCGTTTCCAGTGGGGTCCAGTGTAGCCTTGGGGAGGGGTGGAAGGGGTCAAGCGTCAACGGGTCAGTGAGAGACGTTAACAGAAAGCTCCTTCAGGCTGAAACACAAGGCAAACAGGAAACAAACGAAAAACAAGGTCACACATTTTCCAGTTGTCTGGTGGATGAAGCAGCCACCACCACCGCTACGCCTGTGCCACCCAGTGTGCCTGCTCCTCTGGAGGCACATCTGAAGCTCACTTAGCAGCTTCCTCTAACAAGGCGTGACAGGGGCTCGCAGGGGTTGGGAGACAGCTAAGGGAGGAAGGAGACAAGAATTGCCATTCCTTCAAAGCTTGCGCTGTGGCTCTTAATGCAGTAGGTCATAGATGCCTGACATGCAGAGAAGCGCTAAAAGACATGCTTTGAAGattaggattattattattattatcagcatTGCCATCATCATCACTGCCACTGCCTCAGAGTAacgaaaaaaacaaagaaattgtGGGATGTTTCCGTTATGGCTCCAGAGATCCCCAGGCACTGTCTGCTCACTGAAGCTGTTTGCAGATGGAGCCGGTTGTGGCAGTCCCTTTTAAATAGGCTGCTACATTATTTTGTTGTCTCTGACTGAACACCTCAAAGTTCATGTCAAcggaaaacaaaagacaactCTATGCACCAAGGAGAGTATGAGTGTTTGTAAAGGAGATGTATGCATCTTATATGTAAAGCCAAGAACATTACGCTGCAGTGAATGCTATAACACTGCGCAGTATGTAGATAAAGCATAGAGGTTGAGTAATTATTCAGAGGTCTTTGATTTGATAGCAGGGTCTAAGAGacacacaaaagcaaaacaCAGTTTAATTAATCTGGTTACATAAATGCCAACACCAAGGGGACCTATGTTGTGGTAATGTTTGCTCCCAATTCACATAATGTTTTACTGCCCTCCAGTGGTAAAGAAAAAGCACTGAAACGAAGCAGGTGACAAAGTGTAGTGTTTTACCTTGATAGTAGTAGGTCAACATCCTTGACGTCAGCTGGCTTTAACTACTCAGTCTCTTCCTCCTGTTAAAAAACAGTCATGTATTAATGACAAATACTTGCAAGGAGAACCATGAAAGATGACAGAGGTAGACAATCCTTAAGAGTGTATTAAATGATGTGTTTTGAGTTGCTTTCTGCAGAATTGTGATTATAGTATCTTAAGTTttcaaaaaatcaaataattgagTACAAATTGGTGCAGTCTATGTTGCTTGTTGTTTCAGCCCCTTTGTCTCAGTGACCATGGTCAGATCCATTGGGCTTTAAGCTtagtggatttaaaaaaaaaaagattacagTTGGATCTGCTTAGTTTGTTGCACAAATAAAAGCAATGATGATACCTCCAACAgacaaaaaaagccaaaagCTTTCCTCTCTTTTTAAAACAACTGTCTTGTCTCTAATTGCTCTCCCGCCAGGACTCCTAATTCAAATAAAATCAGTGATTACTGGGTCTGAATTATCAAGATGCACTATTCGAGTGCATTTGTGTCCCACACAGATCCATCCTCCTAAtaagaacaaaaaacaaacaggcaTGTCAAGCACAGGAAGCAATTCAGACatgacaaaatacattttacttgttGCTGTAATTCTACTTATGTTTCTTCCaagtcttcttcttcctttGATACGttaaaaatgaaagagaaaataagGGGCTTGTGTGAAGTCATGGTCCAAATGACATGAAGGTGAGAGGACTTCACGTTTGTGTTTGTAGTGAGGTTGGTTTAAAAATGGAGTAGTAATCCGGAGAGGTGCACTTGCCGGTGGCAACAACGGCAGGGACGAGAGAAACTAATGACCCACCACAAAGTTCTATACATCCTGAGATGACCTATGTCAAGTAATTttatagcccaatatcacaaatttACCTCAGAGAGCTTTACAATATGAGAAGCATATAACACCCTCTGTCCTTTGACTCTCACATCAGATAAGGAAAAACTCCCCGCCCCAAAAAACTTTAACAGGGAAAGAATTGTAGAAACCTCAGGGAGAGCAACTGAAGAGGGATCCCACTGCCAGGCTGGACAGATGTGCAATAGAGTCTTGTGTACAGAACAGACCAGCATGGTGAAATTAAGTGAGACAAGAGTGATGCTTAAGACGGTGCACCATATAAGATGATGTTTTTAAATCACTACATTGTTTTCTTTAAGTAATCAGTCAGCTGCAGTGGCTGAGAACTGCTCCTTGTTGGTTCCAGTTTGATGACTGGTTTCTTGAagtaaaaaacacactcacCAAGTTACAAAGGGAGTTGACATCATTGTCTAAAATTAGATGCCACAATCACTTAATTCCATCCTGTTGTACGGATTAAAATAGTAAGTGCCAAACACTATCACACAAACAGATCTACATGACCTGGAAACAATTTAGGCAGCAGTTCATAATATCCAAATATTTTTCTGTGTTGCAAAAATAACAAGAAGTACGCCATGTCATCCATCCTCTTTGGAACTTGTCACATCCACTTTGTTTCAAAGTGCTCTTGGCAAAGGAAACGAAATACATgacttcttaaaaaaaacaaaaaaagacgtGTCCCCCTGTCAGGTCAGAGTGTCCCCTCTCCATGCAACATAACAAAACATGTCCAAGTTATGCTTGTGTGCACACAGGCTGAGttgaacaacacaacacaactttCCACCTGTTCTCAAGGCatcaaaacaacaaagtaaAGCTGTCTTGGCAGACTCAGAGAAAATGCCTGAACAAATGTTCTTTGATGCACACTGCAGCACTAAACTAACAGCAAATATTGTGTGGTGCCATCTTTGAAGTAATGCTCATCAGTGAAAAAACCAGAGCTGAGTCACATTTCCACAATGTGCACTGCATGTCACACAACAGCCTTGGATGGAAACGTTTGCATACACCTGTCGGATCATGCATAGAAATCCCAATCCCAATAAGATTCACACTattaaaaaaatttacaaaTATACCTCTTGTACTTcagcctcttcttcttcctatGGAAGATAAAAGCAAAAAGTGTTTAGGATGTGAATGtcacaaagaagaaaagaagatcAACATAATTCGGTACACTTGGTCCGTATATTGCATTTTTGGAACACTAAATCCACCTACGGTTTAAGtcaaatattgtcatatttatcATGCTGCACACCGTCAAGCATCTCCATGGAAAATAATCGACAAGTCCATGCAGAACACAGGGacaaaagaaagaggaaggacaGTGGAAACCTCTAAAGGCTATAAAGCATAaaacaagacaccacaaaccACAGAATCTACCTCACTGCCTTGTTCGTCTTGCTCCTGCAAGAGAGGTGTGACAACGACAAGACAGATGGAAAGGTAGAGAGGAAAGAAGGCAAAGCAAAGCAGCATATGTGATAGAAGATCAGGCAGAGGTTGGAATGTCTCAGAGAAGCAGAGCTCCTTAAGAAAGTTAGAAGCAATGCTGTGAGAAAACTTGCTAAGTTGATCACGAACAAATTCAAACCAAGAAACTTGCAACCCTGTCCTAATAAATGAATGTGCAGTGTGAGAAACAACGTGTGAGCAAGTGCATAGATTTGTTTTCAGAAGTGGCCGGTGCACAATGAAGCCGAGGGTCTTCCTATATGTGCATAAAAAGCACTCACTGCTGCTTATAAAGCTTATTACTGTGAGGAGGctacgctcaatggtgttttaagccccctacatcaccttccaggcagcgttgcgatcgttgacttcaaggcacctaaccctaaccttaaccctaaccctaaccataaccagtgcctaatcctagtgccttccaggcagcgctgcctggggggcttaaaacaccaataaaAGGAGGCTACCCTGTTGAGTGAATCAGTATTCTCTTATCTGGAGAGTAGGAGGATGCCGTTTAGAGAGAAAATCAAACTAAAACCGTAAAAGTGTGAGGGTCAAAAACAAGCTTTTAAAAAGTGAAAGAGACCTGTTTCCCCTTGCCCCCAGTGGGAATTACAttcctgtgtgtgagtgaatgttcAGATGTGTGTTTGAGCTTGTGAGTGCAAACAGGGATGCAGAATAGGGTAAACCCTTGAGAACACAATGTAAATTCattgcacacatactgtagtgcAATAATAAAACTACTGTGGCTTATGTAAGTCAAGGGACTTAACATTATTCagtatattacattattacctCTCTAGAAATTATTCCTATATTGGCAATGTCCTTATGACAAGCACTGGAGGTCATAAGTTAAATCATCACTGCATATGTGAGTGGATAGAAACAATTCACACTTGAGGTTGCGAGCAAAACCTCTTGGTATGGCCAACAGTGTTGTCCTGAATGACTCTTTATTCCTTGGTGGGACAAAGTAAAAGATATATTTTGAAGGAATGCTTgatagggggggggggcaaaggAAGCAAGAAAGGGAACTGAGGAAGGCTAGGggcaggtgaaaaaaaaaacatcacatgaaTCTACCTCAAGCTGTCGTAGCTCTTCTTCCTCCTAGAAGTAAATAACAGATAGCAGGTCAGCAGGCTGTGTGGGGAGCAAAAGAGCACACAGGCATGCGCTATACAAAAGTCTTCTGATTTAAAATGGAAACTATATGGGGTGGTTGAGGTTGTCAGGAAGCAGCTACAGAAACTGGAAAGAAATGAGGAACAAGATGTTAGCAGAAAGAGAAGGGAAAAAATGGAGTAGAATGACGAAGAGatggagggggagagaaaggtgAAGTGAGCAAGTTAAAGAGTATACAGATGAGTGGGAACAGCAGACCAAGACCCCCGTCCCCCGTTCccccaacccaaccagagcagccTTCCCTGATCTCTGCACCATCAAACCCACACTGTTGATGACTATACGGTTGAGCCGCAGAAAGAGACGATCACCGATGCACAGTTACCTCTGACTGCAAATCCTCTTCCTCCTGGAGGGAGCAAACCAAAAGATGGACAAAAGGGCAAAGAAGGAGTCAAATGCCGTACCGTGCGTGCATGAGGAACAAGACTGGTGTGAAGACCAGCCAAAGAACCTCTGAAACTGATGCAGCTAAGTGATGGAAATTGAGTCAGACGATTTCAATGGTCTGGAACACGAACTGAAGAAACATGCCAATTCTTACATGCAGCTACCTGAAGTAGAAGGTGGAAACTGTGTGTGAACTCAATTCAAATTAGCTTATGACGGCAAGAACTCAATAAACCCCACATTACCAGGGCATATAAAAGTGCAACGTAAAAGCTAGTTGCAAAATGTTTTAGTTATAAGTGGAATGtaccatttttaaaatatatttttctcagtGTTGTGATGCTGCTTAATTTTTTTGATGATCATGACATGCTTTTCCACCACAATAATCTGGCAAAGAGGGCCTGAATGGTAGATATATGTTTTTAGAGGCTATAAAGGGGGGGGAAAGGTTACACTAAAACTGGAGTGTTAAACACTGCAAATACTGTCACAGTGGGTTTGTACCTCGGGATATGGCTGATCATCTTTCCCATGGATATTGATTAAAAACCACATTAATGTTTGAGTAATAAAtaagtcattttaaaaatggGAAGAGAAACTCTCAATAATATAAATTCTTTTTGAGGCTCTTAAAACCAATGGTGAACAACAACAATTAGCCTAACTTCTACTTTGCAATATCAAGCAGCACctgaagaaaatgttttttttttaaatattattattaatccagctttaaaaaattaaaacaaattaatttgaCAGTTGTAACCAAgttagctcagtcggtagagcacgcgcacatatacagaggttcATGCCTCAATGCAGAAGGaccagggttcaagtccgacctgtgacgatttcctgcatgtcttccccctttcattGCTTTCCTATCATTAAATgtggaaatgcccaaaaagtTAAGTTAAAAATTAATTTGACAGTTAATAAGACACCCTACGAGTTCAGCTCATGCTAGTAATCATTATTTTAGACATTTTCAGATCACTGGCAAGCAAACATCAGTGTGTTCATAAACATTTGATAAACCTACctgttcttcttcctcctctgcctGGGCCTGCTGACAGAAGAGATAAGAAAGTATTAGAGATGTCAGACAGACTAATCCCCACACATAACACATATTCATACAAAAACAGCATCCACAGATCAGGCTTATTGAACCAAACAAAGTGGGGTGTTTGTGGGACCCTACAGACACACCTTAATCAGACGGTTAATAGTGATTGGATATGCAGTGAAATGTGGGATGGAAGACAAGTAACAATGTCATCAGCAAAATACAAAGACACGtgaagggaaataaaaaaaacaaacggaTGAAAACCCATAAAAAGTTGCAAAAATCAAacagtaaagaagttaaatgtCCAATTAACAGTGAACAAGAACGGTGAACAGGAATGTTACACATTTGTGGTTTAGTTAAGAAATAACTGAATCCAGATAGACATGACAAGGAGATGCGGTACGACAGGCACTTAAAAAGGAGGCAAACCCTTAATGTGGAAGAAAAGGACAACATTAAAGGGACAGTGGAGATGCTGAGGGAAGGAAAAACAGAGCATTCCAGGAATGATAGGAAGGTAGAAGAGAAGACATTCAATTCAAAACATTCAAGGGATGAAGGGAGAGGCAAAACTAGGAGAGGTTGGATTGTAGTTGAGTGGCAATTACTGTGTCTTCTGTGACCTCGTCTGTTTCTTCCACTGCCTGGTCCTCCTCTGCGGGGGCCTCGTCTCCTGCTGTTTCTCCTTCCGTGGCTTCATCATTTGCAGTCTCTCCTTCTgctacctcctcctcctcctcctcaccaccctcaccttcctcctcctcatcagcTGCCTGCTCCTCATCTCCGTGTGCATCCCCATTACGCTCATCCACTGGAACCTCCTTATTGTGAGGTGAAAACAAAtgatgtgattaaaaaaaaaaaaacacttagaataatatTGGAATAGTTGTTCAGGCACTGTTTCAACAGCACAAAGATGGCCAGCTGATCAGTTGGAGAGATTCAGAAACTTAAATGGTAGGTGTTAGTCAATCCTGGGAATAAAGTGGAGGAGGGGAAGAAGTAGTAGAAGTTAAAAGGTATCAGTACGTTCTTTATAAAAATCTAAAGTTTGGAATGATGCATCGAGGATTGAAGACAGCCTTTTTGTCACATGTGAGAATCAGGCATggccttaaaggaatagtttgataaTAGTTTGTTATGTGGTGTCAGACTATTACAGGTTAAACAAACGAggtttagaggtgctggtaggcggATATTGTTATCTCTGGAcatagccaggctagctgtttccacctgtttccagtctttgtgctaagctaagctcaAAGGCtttgctggctgtagcttcacatTTACCTTACAGAAACAAGTGTTGCATTAtttttcatctaactctcaacAATAAGCCCAAAATGTTGAGCAGTAAAAGCTGGAAAGAAAATGCACCAAAAATAAACTCAGTTTGTACTTTGTTAATGCAGCATTGCATAATACCCTGTGGGACAGCAAAAGGCAGATCACCGGTTCAGCTAAGCGGAACTCTTCAGCTGTGTTTTTAGCTAACCTCATGCcaaaaaatcataaaatctTCTTTAGTTACTTTAAATCACAAAGTAGAAAACCAGTGGAGTAACATCTTTCATATCCTGGACCCACATTACTTAAATATTATTCTATTTTAAAGATGTTTAATGCAGGATTTAAATGTAGAAAGTGAATGGCGTAGGTTCTTTGGTATCTTTAGATTTGGGCTGAAGTAATTTCCACTCTGGTGAAACTGAGGATTTTCTTTTGGGAGGAAAATTGTTAGAAAGTCACTGGAACCAAGaagaataaaagaaacaaaatgcttttttttaaagtatgcattgaagaaaaaaaacacaataatgaAACAAAACATCAATTTTCCCAATGCGAACCAAACATATTGCACTTTGTAAAGTCTTAATCATCGTAGACAGGATTGTAGAAACATGATGCTTCACACCTCTGTGACAGTGCGAACACAGTGATGCAATGTTATATGTTATAATGACAACTCAGTATAGTGTGTTATTGTGAACTAAAGATTCTAACTTATGCAGAACACAAAACCTTTAGTCAATGGGATGACTGTGACAGAGTGGAGGAGAGGAAATTAAGGGTCTGTTCAAGTCGACAGGTATGGACAGAAGTTAAACTGGGTGGAAAGGAAAAGGAGGGAAAAGAAACACAGCATGATGGGAGAAAATGAAATTATCGAAGGCATTACTATTGAGTCATCAGGGTTCTCTTCTGCATTAGTTTCCTCAGCATGAGTCCCGTTCTCCAGAACATGCTCCTCGTCAGCCTGTTCTGCTTCCTGTGTTGATGAAATGATCAGGTTAAACATAAGAGTATCAAACACAATCAGGGCTTGAAATTGACTGTTTGGATCACCAGACAAAATCTCCTCAATGTTTTGAAGTTACAACCACTCTGAATATTGtcaaatcaaaatgtttttttttaaataaaaggctATTGTATCCATTTCAACATGTTTAAGGTTACAATTATATATGCTTTATCAGTTATTTATGAATTTTGTTGTAGGCATTAAGCTCTGACAATGTGATTATGCAAGTTATGGTATCTGGTATTCTTTATAGTATTTTGGACTCTATAGTATATATCTATCTAGTGCATGAAAATGATtttgcagcattctggatctgGTTTAAATTAGTTGTGCTTatttgttttcctcgagacgACAGAGTGTGGCGGGCGGGTGAGGGATTTTGGTTCCTTTTCGGTTGTATTggtttgttctgtatgttgtgtatataaaatataaaaataataaaaaatgtatcataaaaaaaaaattgtgctgTCTTGTAAGCCCATGTGGGCTGTATGTGGGATGTATGCataacacaataataaaaatgtcatcatCATATATACAGGTATTTGGCAGGTGTTCATTTCAAGCCCTGTGCAGGGCTTTATTGATGCTCTGATAATTGCTTGATTAATTATGTGGATGGCACAGCCATAATGGTTTTAGTGAGATTTTGCCAAAGTTGTATTGTTGTAGtagttaaaaaaagtaatatctTAAATGACTAATGCCACATAATAATCACTACAAACAGCTCAAGGATATGATGCATTGCAGAAAGTCAAACTAGAATTTGTTTAACCGAGTTGCATGCTCAAGGACAATATAGCAGACAATAAGCTCTctgattaaacaaaaaaaactgttgatgcTGTCCCAACACATCATATTCACAGCCTGGCATAGGGTTGAAAGAAATTAGATTATTATGTTTAGAAGTTGTTTTTTGTCCACAGTAGCAAACAGAAAATAGTTCCAACCTTTGACCCAGGAGGAGGGGGCAGCCCCAGGAAGGCATACACCATGTTGTCCTCCTTTGCATCGAAGAATGTTTCATAGTCCTgcatgaaaacaaaagaaaacattctTTACCAATTCACTACATCTTCTATTCCTAGTACTTACTCATCTTGAGCATGTATGTACAGTGTAGTAAttgtatataggcctactgtaagtTCAGAGGATAATCAATAACAAGTCCTCTGATTATAGCACTTTATGGTTCTCTGTACACCTGCCCATGTGTCCCATGGCCCACATTGAATTGTATATTGTGTATTATACTGCAGAGGATTGCACATTTTGAAGTGAAGTCTGGGGTCAATCGATGGTTAATAACGACGAGTCTTTCCTATAAGAATGTTTTTGTGTACTTACCCCACAGTAgccattttcattgaaaatctGAGGGGGCAAGGGGATCCCGTTGGCAGGCTTCTTCTCCTCAGGGACATTCTGCCTCATCCACATGCGGTTCTCCTCGTTGCAGGCAATGTCCAGCTGAGTGTAGTCTACTTTAAGAGCCTCCAGGAAGCCAACCACATCTTGCTGCTTCTTCTTGATCTGGGaggcagaaaaataaataacataagcGTTGAGAGATCAACACTGATTGGACAGTATGTGGGGGAAAAGGCTGTAATATGTAACTTCCAAGATTGAAAATTGCAGTTTCTTTCAGGATAATAGGTGTGCCCTTTCCTGGTCCCCTgtctaaaaactaaataaacatgATGAACACTGGTGGGATCTGTGTTTTGTAAGATACAAAGTAAACTAGTGTATTCAGTCATACATTGACATCTACTCATTTCTAAACACAGTATGTGGACCTTGCACCTATCCCAGGAAGACAAGACAAGCTTGGGGCATGCAAACAAAATCCACTCAGAGGATCAAACACAGCTCTTTCTGCTGTAAGACCACACTGCTAGCCAATTGGGCCACCATGTCATCCCTTGGCTGGTTCAAACTGCTTACTTAGCTTTGCCAAAAGTAGATCCAGAAGATAAAATTCACCCCTCCCTGCTGTGGTTATCACCGACTTGTCACAATTACCTCAAGGTATATCTGATCATAAATAGTATGCAAACGCTGTTTCTTAGGGTCATCATCTCCACCAACACTGGTTATGTGGTCTAAAGCGTCCTATCGGGGTCcgtgacattaaaaaaaaaacttttgggaGCCCTTGTTCTAGAAAGCTCTGCATGTAGGCTAAATCACACAAGACTTACGAGATAATTGAAGTAGGCTATTGAAGCAGTGCTGAAGCATAACAATAAGAACACTTCAAGTCATAAACATGCCAATCGGCTTTACGTATGAGAAATCAAAGGCAAGTGACATTCATTCGAGGTTTAGCGCTGTTGAATCAGGGTGAGTGAAAGTCCCGATCGGTTTAAGAAGCTACAAACGGGAAAGTTGACTCTATCGAGAAATCAGTCGCACGGACGGAATGCTTACCGCAGTGGATCCCGATGAAGAGGCGAGAAATACTTTGATAACCATTTTGTTACAATATATTTTGTAGAGTAGCCTATGCAACAAGTAGGCTCTTAAAGGAGCAGGCGGCCTCCTCTATTATTAGAGCTCACCCAGGACGGAGACACAGAActgagatcacacacacacacacacacacacacacacacacacacacacacacacacacacacacacacacacacacacacacacacacacacacacacacacacacacacacacacacacacacacacacacacacacacaccgctgaggCTATTTTTGTCTCCAAGCTCCATTAGTGCAGGATTGGCGGGTTGGCCCCTAGGGGC
Encoded proteins:
- the sh3bgr gene encoding SH3 domain-binding glutamic acid-rich protein isoform X14; the protein is MVIKVFLASSSGSTAIKKKQQDVVGFLEALKVDYTQLDIACNEENRMWMRQNVPEEKKPANGIPLPPQIFNENGYCGDYETFFDAKEDNMVYAFLGLPPPPGSKQAQAEEEEEQEEETE
- the sh3bgr gene encoding SH3 domain-binding glutamic acid-rich protein isoform X1, with translation MVIKVFLASSSGSTAIKKKQQDVVGFLEALKVDYTQLDIACNEENRMWMRQNVPEEKKPANGIPLPPQIFNENGYCGDYETFFDAKEDNMVYAFLGLPPPPGSKEAEQADEEHVLENGTHAEETNAEENPDDSIEVPVDERNGDAHGDEEQAADEEEEGEGGEEEEEEVAEGETANDEATEGETAGDEAPAEEDQAVEETDEVTEDTQAQAEEEEEQEEEDLQSEEEEELRQLEEEEEAEVQEEEETE
- the sh3bgr gene encoding SH3 domain-binding glutamic acid-rich protein isoform X3, translated to MVIKVFLASSSGSTAIKKKQQDVVGFLEALKVDYTQLDIACNEENRMWMRQNVPEEKKPANGIPLPPQIFNENGYCGDYETFFDAKEDNMVYAFLGLPPPPGSKEAEQADEEHVLENGTHAEETNAEENPDDSIEVPVDERNGDAHGDEEQAADEEEEGEGGEEEEEEVAEGETANDEATEGETAGDEAPAEEDQAVEETDEVTEDTQAQAEEEEEQEEEDLQSEEEEEAEVQEEEETE
- the sh3bgr gene encoding SH3 domain-binding glutamic acid-rich protein isoform X9, yielding MVIKVFLASSSGSTAIKKKQQDVVGFLEALKVDYTQLDIACNEENRMWMRQNVPEEKKPANGIPLPPQIFNENGYCGDYETFFDAKEDNMVYAFLGLPPPPGSKEVPVDERNGDAHGDEEQAADEEEEGEGGEEEEEEVAEGETANDEATEGETAGDEAPAEEDQAVEETDEVTEDTQAQAEEEEEQEEEDLQSEEEEELRQLEEEEEAEVQEEEETE
- the sh3bgr gene encoding SH3 domain-binding glutamic acid-rich protein isoform X15: MVIKVFLASSSGSTAIKKKQQDVVGFLEALKVDYTQLDIACNEENRMWMRQNVPEEKKPANGIPLPPQIFNENGYCGDYETFFDAKEDNMVYAFLGLPPPPGSKAQAEEEEEQEEETE
- the sh3bgr gene encoding SH3 domain-binding glutamic acid-rich protein isoform X4 → MVIKVFLASSSGSTAIKKKQQDVVGFLEALKVDYTQLDIACNEENRMWMRQNVPEEKKPANGIPLPPQIFNENGYCGDYETFFDAKEDNMVYAFLGLPPPPGSKEAEQADEEHVLENGTHAEETNAEENPDDSIEVPVDERNGDAHGDEEQAADEEEEGEGGEEEEEEVAEGETANDEATEGETAGDEAPAEEDQAVEETDEVTEDTQAQAEEEEEQEEEEAEVQEEEETE
- the sh3bgr gene encoding SH3 domain-binding glutamic acid-rich protein isoform X13, whose protein sequence is MVIKVFLASSSGSTAIKKKQQDVVGFLEALKVDYTQLDIACNEENRMWMRQNVPEEKKPANGIPLPPQIFNENGYCGDYETFFDAKEDNMVYAFLGLPPPPGSKAQAEEEEEQEEEEAEVQEEEETE
- the sh3bgr gene encoding SH3 domain-binding glutamic acid-rich protein isoform X7, which gives rise to MVIKVFLASSSGSTAIKKKQQDVVGFLEALKVDYTQLDIACNEENRMWMRQNVPEEKKPANGIPLPPQIFNENGYCGDYETFFDAKEDNMVYAFLGLPPPPGSKEAEQADEEHVLENGTHAEETNAEENPDDSIEVPVDERNGDAHGDEEQAADEEEEGEGGEEEEEEVAEGETANDEATEGETAGDEAPAEEDQAVEETDEVTEDTQAQAEEEEEQEEETE
- the sh3bgr gene encoding SH3 domain-binding glutamic acid-rich protein isoform X10, with the translated sequence MVIKVFLASSSGSTAIKKKQQDVVGFLEALKVDYTQLDIACNEENRMWMRQNVPEEKKPANGIPLPPQIFNENGYCGDYETFFDAKEDNMVYAFLGLPPPPGSKEAEQADEEHVLENGTHAEETNAEENPDDSIEVPVDERNGDAHGDEEQAADEEEEGEGGEEEEEEVAEGETANDEATEGETAGDEAPAEEDQAVEETDEAQAEEEEEQEEETE
- the sh3bgr gene encoding SH3 domain-binding glutamic acid-rich protein isoform X11, which translates into the protein MVIKVFLASSSGSTAIKKKQQDVVGFLEALKVDYTQLDIACNEENRMWMRQNVPEEKKPANGIPLPPQIFNENGYCGDYETFFDAKEDNMVYAFLGLPPPPGSKQAQAEEEEEQEEEDLQSEEEEELRQLEEEEEAEVQEEEETE
- the sh3bgr gene encoding SH3 domain-binding glutamic acid-rich protein isoform X12; this translates as MVIKVFLASSSGSTAIKKKQQDVVGFLEALKVDYTQLDIACNEENRMWMRQNVPEEKKPANGIPLPPQIFNENGYCGDYETFFDAKEDNMVYAFLGLPPPPGSKQAQAEEEEEQEEEEAEVQEEEETE
- the sh3bgr gene encoding SH3 domain-binding glutamic acid-rich protein isoform X2, which encodes MVIKVFLASSSGSTAIKKKQQDVVGFLEALKVDYTQLDIACNEENRMWMRQNVPEEKKPANGIPLPPQIFNENGYCGDYETFFDAKEDNMVYAFLGLPPPPGSKEAEQADEEHVLENGTHAEETNAEENPDDSIEVPVDERNGDAHGDEEQAADEEEEGEGGEEEEEEVAEGETANDEATEGETAGDEAPAEEDQAVEETDEVTEDTAQAEEEEEQEEEDLQSEEEEELRQLEEEEEAEVQEEEETE